A window of candidate division KSB1 bacterium contains these coding sequences:
- a CDS encoding argininosuccinate synthase: protein MPAMPHRVRKVVLSYSGGLDTSIIIPWLKENYGCEVIAYTANIGQGDELEGLEEKAIKTGASKIYIEDLREEFVRDFIYPTLKANAVYEGKYLLGTSFARPLIAKHQVLIAEKEGADAVAHGCTGKGNDQVRFELTYKALNPKLRVIAPWREWNIRSREDAIRYAHERKIPISASLGKIYSHDQNLWHRSSEGGELEDPWHAAPPAVFSLTVSPEEAPDRPTVITLDFEKGEPVALNGEALSPVALLTALNRLGGANGIGRVDMVENRLVGMKSRGVYETPGGTILYAAHRELESLVLTSQLLRMKEMLAPRYAELIYNGQWYTPVRQALDAFIQKTQEKVTGTVRLKLYKGNVIIEGRKSPYSLYREDYATFGEDDVYNQKDAEGFINLFGLPLKVKALIDIEGTGMSEYRHPDYSKFKRD, encoded by the coding sequence ATGCCTGCAATGCCTCATCGTGTTCGCAAAGTCGTGCTCTCCTATTCCGGTGGTCTGGACACCTCGATCATCATCCCCTGGCTCAAAGAAAACTATGGCTGCGAGGTGATCGCCTACACCGCCAACATCGGCCAGGGCGACGAACTGGAAGGACTCGAGGAGAAAGCCATCAAAACCGGCGCCAGCAAGATTTACATTGAAGACTTGCGGGAAGAGTTCGTGCGCGATTTCATCTATCCCACTTTGAAAGCGAATGCCGTTTATGAAGGCAAATACCTGCTCGGCACCTCCTTCGCCCGGCCGTTGATTGCCAAACATCAGGTCCTGATTGCCGAGAAGGAGGGGGCGGATGCGGTGGCGCACGGTTGCACCGGCAAGGGCAACGACCAGGTCCGCTTCGAATTGACCTACAAGGCGCTCAACCCCAAATTGCGCGTGATTGCCCCCTGGCGCGAATGGAACATTCGCTCGCGCGAAGATGCCATTCGCTATGCTCATGAAAGAAAAATTCCCATCAGCGCCTCGCTCGGCAAAATCTACAGCCACGATCAAAACCTCTGGCACCGCTCCAGCGAAGGCGGCGAATTGGAAGACCCCTGGCACGCCGCACCACCGGCCGTCTTCAGCCTGACCGTCAGCCCGGAAGAAGCGCCCGACCGTCCCACCGTGATCACCCTGGACTTCGAGAAAGGTGAGCCAGTTGCACTCAACGGTGAAGCCCTCTCGCCCGTGGCTCTCTTAACCGCGTTGAACCGGCTGGGCGGCGCCAACGGCATCGGCCGTGTGGACATGGTGGAAAACCGCCTGGTCGGCATGAAGTCGCGCGGTGTCTATGAGACGCCCGGCGGCACGATTCTCTATGCCGCCCATCGTGAGCTGGAAAGCCTGGTGCTCACCAGCCAGTTGCTGCGCATGAAGGAAATGCTGGCGCCGCGCTATGCCGAACTCATTTACAACGGCCAGTGGTACACGCCGGTGCGCCAGGCGCTCGATGCTTTCATTCAGAAAACCCAGGAAAAGGTCACCGGAACCGTGCGCCTGAAACTCTACAAGGGCAACGTCATCATCGAGGGCCGCAAATCACCGTACTCGCTTTATCGCGAAGATTACGCCACCTTCGGCGAGGATGATGTCTACAACCAAAAGGATGCGGAAGGCTTCATCAATCTTTTCGGCCTGCCCTTGAAGGTCAAGGCCCTGATCGACATCGAAGGCACCGGCATGAGCGAGTATCGGCATCCGGATTACAGCAAGTTCAAGCGGGACTAG
- a CDS encoding xanthine dehydrogenase family protein subunit M, whose amino-acid sequence MFNFELVNPKSLDTVPALLSRSWGETMLLAGGTDLLDMLKERLVRPQRLINLKSIPGLSYIKAGAGLEIGALTTIAEIAENDAVRRHFTVLAEAAESIATPQLRNMGTIGGNLCQRPRCWYFREKDLVCLKKGGEQCFAVEGLNKYHCIFGGGPSFIVHPSDAAPALVALQAQLELLHAAGRRTVAVGEFYQLPQDNLMRETVLGPNELITAIKIPAPAPGTRGTYLKFREKQSHDFALVSVAAVLQMQGRVCQQARLVLGGVAPIPWRVPAAEAELQGKLLTTGVIAKAAEAAIAGALPLRQNGYKIQLTKVMVRRALEKLMKS is encoded by the coding sequence ATGTTCAATTTTGAGCTGGTGAACCCCAAAAGTTTGGACACGGTGCCGGCGTTGTTGAGCCGCAGTTGGGGGGAAACCATGTTGCTGGCGGGCGGCACCGACTTGCTGGACATGCTGAAAGAGCGTCTGGTGCGGCCGCAGCGTTTGATCAATCTTAAAAGCATTCCGGGCTTGAGCTACATCAAAGCCGGCGCAGGCCTCGAAATCGGCGCACTCACCACCATTGCCGAAATCGCAGAAAACGACGCGGTGCGGCGGCATTTTACCGTGCTCGCCGAGGCGGCGGAGAGCATCGCCACACCCCAGTTGCGCAACATGGGCACGATTGGCGGCAATCTCTGCCAGCGGCCGCGCTGCTGGTATTTCCGCGAAAAAGATCTCGTGTGTTTGAAAAAGGGCGGCGAGCAGTGCTTTGCCGTGGAGGGCCTGAACAAATATCACTGCATCTTCGGCGGTGGTCCGAGCTTCATCGTCCATCCCTCCGATGCCGCGCCCGCACTGGTGGCTCTGCAGGCGCAACTGGAATTGTTGCATGCCGCCGGCCGCCGCACCGTGGCGGTGGGCGAATTTTATCAACTGCCACAGGACAATCTCATGCGCGAGACGGTTCTGGGGCCGAATGAGTTGATCACCGCGATCAAGATTCCCGCGCCGGCACCGGGCACACGCGGCACCTATCTCAAATTCCGTGAAAAACAGTCGCATGATTTTGCCCTCGTCAGTGTGGCCGCCGTGCTGCAAATGCAGGGCAGGGTCTGCCAGCAGGCCCGCCTTGTGCTCGGCGGCGTCGCGCCCATCCCCTGGCGCGTGCCGGCTGCCGAGGCGGAATTGCAGGGCAAGTTGCTCACGACCGGTGTGATCGCCAAAGCCGCCGAGGCGGCAATTGCCGGCGCGCTGCCGCTGCGGCAAAACGGTTACAAGATTCAGCTCACCAAAGTGATGGTCCGGCGGGCGCTGGAAAAACTGATGAAGTCGTGA
- a CDS encoding (2Fe-2S)-binding protein, with protein MEKHSEHPVPTPDPSETSPAGQTSTKISRRHFLKLSGGGAVSTVILSTGLRAKAAAMPPDVEVFSGNVPLQLKVNGQRRSLTVEPRTTLLSALRNQLEVTGCKEVCNRGECGACTVLLNGRPVLACMMLALDAAGREIVTVEGLVQNGKLDPVQQAFVDRDALMCGFCTPGFVMSVRALLDRNPNPTAAEVRQAVAGNLCRCGTYPRVFEAALAAAKSAGGKRG; from the coding sequence ATGGAAAAGCATAGCGAGCACCCGGTGCCCACTCCCGATCCCTCCGAAACTTCCCCGGCCGGACAAACCTCCACCAAAATTTCGCGGCGGCACTTTTTGAAGTTGAGCGGCGGCGGCGCGGTCAGCACGGTGATTTTGAGCACCGGGTTGCGCGCCAAAGCGGCAGCGATGCCTCCGGATGTGGAAGTTTTCTCCGGCAACGTCCCGCTCCAGCTCAAAGTCAACGGCCAGCGGCGCAGCCTGACGGTTGAGCCGCGCACCACGCTGCTTTCAGCGCTGCGCAACCAGCTCGAGGTGACGGGTTGCAAGGAGGTCTGCAATCGCGGGGAATGTGGTGCCTGCACCGTTTTGCTGAATGGCAGGCCGGTGCTGGCGTGCATGATGCTCGCGCTTGATGCCGCGGGCCGGGAAATCGTGACGGTGGAAGGGCTGGTGCAAAACGGCAAACTCGATCCGGTACAGCAGGCCTTCGTTGACCGGGATGCACTGATGTGCGGTTTTTGCACGCCCGGCTTTGTCATGTCGGTGCGGGCGTTGTTGGACCGCAATCCCAATCCCACGGCGGCGGAGGTGCGCCAGGCGGTTGCCGGCAATCTTTGTCGGTGCGGTACCTATCCGCGCGTGTTTGAAGCCGCGCTGGCAGCGGCGAAATCTGCCGGCGGAAAGCGAGGATGA
- a CDS encoding xanthine dehydrogenase family protein molybdopterin-binding subunit yields MAKWKALDEMTYLGRGYSRVDGPGKTSGAVKYTHDLKLPGMLYGALLSSPYAAARIKRLAAGAAQALPGVKAVLTDVHPTGTVRYAGEEVAAVAAVSPEIAAEALDLIKVEYELLPFVVDLETAMADDAPRVYAEQSNRREARVDSRGDLAAGFAQAAVIVEGSYRTQVQVHACLEVHGSVAKWEGDELIVWDSTQGVYASREGIAKFLNIEQSKVRVICDYMGGGFGSKLQAGRYSAIAARLARAAGAPVKLMLTRPQDSISAGNRPNLLAEVKAGATRDGKLIAFSAKTYGTAGIGNNARPALPLVYEVPNSRVEHYDVYTNAGAARAFRAPGCPQASFVMEQVMDELAERLNLDPLDFRLRNDSNPTRQQQWRMAAERFGWSRRAKRPNASPGGIKRGMGLGAAVWWPGGRGTQAQMTILPDGGIEVRCGTQDIGTGTRTFVAAVAAEELGVPIASVKAMIGDTEYPYSGASGGSTTAPSVAPAIKNVAEKARDKLAELAARHFGVASSEVQLAGGRAFVRGNPQNALPWKQLCALLGSAPLVTHGEWAEGLSSAGVAGCQFAEVEVDTETGVVTVLRILAVQDCGLVLNRLTAESQVIGGVVQGLSYALYEDRLMDPLTGVQINPTFENYKIIGALEMPKIEVIIHDQPGRGVIGIGEPPTIPTAAAIANAVYHATGKRPRELPMTPERVLAVLHA; encoded by the coding sequence ATGGCAAAGTGGAAAGCACTCGATGAGATGACCTACCTGGGCAGGGGCTATTCCCGCGTGGATGGTCCGGGCAAAACCTCCGGTGCCGTGAAATACACGCATGATCTCAAGTTGCCCGGCATGCTGTATGGCGCGCTGTTGTCCTCACCCTACGCCGCGGCCAGGATCAAACGCCTCGCGGCGGGTGCCGCGCAGGCGCTGCCGGGGGTGAAAGCCGTGCTGACCGATGTGCATCCCACCGGCACGGTGCGTTATGCCGGCGAAGAGGTGGCGGCAGTGGCAGCCGTCTCGCCGGAAATCGCCGCTGAAGCCCTGGATTTGATCAAAGTAGAGTATGAGCTTTTGCCATTTGTGGTGGATCTGGAAACGGCGATGGCGGACGATGCGCCACGGGTATATGCCGAGCAAAGCAACAGGCGTGAGGCGCGGGTGGACAGCAGGGGGGATCTCGCTGCCGGCTTCGCGCAGGCGGCGGTCATTGTGGAAGGCAGTTATCGCACGCAGGTGCAGGTGCACGCCTGCCTGGAAGTGCATGGCAGCGTGGCAAAATGGGAGGGCGATGAGTTGATCGTGTGGGACTCCACCCAGGGCGTGTATGCCAGCCGCGAGGGCATTGCGAAATTTCTCAATATTGAACAAAGCAAGGTACGGGTGATCTGCGATTACATGGGGGGTGGCTTTGGCAGCAAACTGCAGGCGGGGCGCTACTCAGCCATTGCCGCCCGGCTGGCCAGGGCCGCGGGTGCACCGGTGAAGTTGATGCTGACACGGCCGCAGGATTCGATCAGCGCCGGCAATCGTCCCAACCTCCTTGCCGAGGTCAAGGCAGGCGCCACCCGCGACGGCAAGCTCATTGCGTTCAGCGCGAAGACTTACGGCACGGCCGGCATTGGCAACAACGCCCGGCCGGCTTTGCCATTGGTTTATGAGGTGCCCAATTCCCGGGTCGAGCATTATGATGTTTACACCAATGCCGGGGCGGCGCGTGCCTTTCGCGCGCCTGGTTGTCCACAAGCCTCGTTCGTCATGGAGCAGGTGATGGATGAGCTGGCCGAGCGGCTCAATCTCGATCCGCTGGATTTTCGCCTGCGCAATGATTCCAACCCAACCCGGCAACAGCAATGGCGCATGGCGGCGGAACGCTTTGGCTGGTCCCGGCGGGCGAAACGGCCCAATGCCAGCCCGGGTGGGATCAAGCGCGGCATGGGGTTGGGCGCGGCGGTGTGGTGGCCGGGCGGCCGCGGCACACAGGCGCAAATGACCATCCTGCCGGATGGCGGCATTGAAGTGCGCTGTGGCACGCAAGACATTGGAACCGGCACCCGCACGTTTGTGGCGGCCGTGGCTGCGGAAGAATTGGGTGTGCCGATCGCTTCTGTCAAGGCGATGATTGGCGATACCGAATATCCCTATTCCGGCGCCAGCGGCGGCAGCACCACTGCACCCTCGGTTGCGCCGGCCATCAAGAACGTTGCCGAAAAAGCCCGCGATAAACTCGCGGAGCTGGCTGCCCGGCACTTTGGTGTTGCCAGTTCCGAGGTGCAACTGGCGGGTGGCCGCGCCTTTGTCAGGGGCAATCCGCAGAACGCGCTGCCCTGGAAACAACTATGCGCCTTGTTGGGCTCGGCGCCGCTGGTGACGCACGGCGAATGGGCGGAGGGCCTGTCCTCTGCGGGTGTGGCCGGCTGCCAGTTTGCAGAAGTCGAGGTTGATACTGAAACCGGGGTGGTGACGGTGCTGCGCATACTTGCGGTGCAGGATTGCGGCCTGGTGCTCAATCGTCTCACTGCGGAAAGCCAGGTCATCGGTGGCGTGGTGCAGGGCCTTTCCTATGCGCTTTATGAAGACCGCCTGATGGATCCGCTCACCGGCGTGCAAATCAATCCCACCTTCGAGAATTACAAAATCATCGGCGCGCTGGAGATGCCAAAGATCGAGGTGATCATTCATGATCAACCCGGGCGCGGGGTGATCGGCATCGGTGAGCCCCCCACCATCCCCACCGCGGCTGCAATCGCCAATGCGGTTTATCATGCCACCGGCAAACGCCCGCGCGAGCTGCCCATGACGCCCGAGCGTGTGCTGGCAGTGCTGCATGCCTGA
- a CDS encoding glutamine synthetase III: MRSTPQQLTADINSIFGEHTFNSEVMRDKLPKETFQSLMATIEKGQPLDPKLADVVALAMKEWAVEHGATHFTHWFQPLTGLTAEKHDSFVTPNVGGGAIARFSGKDLIQGEPDASSFPSGGIRATFEARGYTAWDPTSPAFIMKNHHGATLCIPTAFASWTGEALDHKVPLLRSMEALNQQALRALALFGVKNVHKVYTTVGSEQEYFLIDEEFYYRRPDLVTTGRTLFGAKPPRGQELEDHYFGSIPERVLAFMTDVEYQLYRLGVPVKTRHNEVAPAQYEIAPIFENSNLAADHQQMMMQVMRNTARRYGLVCLLHEKPFAGINGSGKHNNWSMSTDTGINLLDPGETPHDNMQFLFFCAAVIKAVDEYQDLLRASVAHAGNDHRLGANEAPPAIISVFLGEQLEDIFKQIEKGRPEASKSKDLLGLGSPVLPHLPRHAGDRNRTSPFAFTGNKFEFRAVGASQSISFPNTVLNTIVAAAIDEMATAIEKHLHNKMPFEQALHTVLKEVIHNHKRIIFNGDNYTPEWHQEAERRGLWNLRNSLDAFERLHDEKNVKLFEKYRVLNRRELEAREEILFDQYFKTINIEAETTALMAQTMILPAAVRYLHDLSQTAETLKRNGLTPAGVLRTLQEINACTNDFREALDRLLVVNAELGGDTVHSKAYHMRDHVMPAMNEVRAAAARLEKALPDDYWPLPIYSEMLFVK, encoded by the coding sequence ATGCGCAGCACGCCGCAACAGCTTACGGCTGACATCAACTCCATTTTTGGCGAGCACACCTTCAACAGCGAGGTCATGCGCGACAAACTGCCCAAGGAGACGTTTCAGTCGCTGATGGCAACGATCGAGAAGGGCCAGCCGCTCGATCCCAAGCTCGCCGATGTCGTGGCACTGGCCATGAAAGAATGGGCGGTGGAACATGGGGCGACCCATTTCACCCACTGGTTTCAGCCACTCACCGGCCTGACCGCTGAAAAGCACGACAGTTTTGTCACGCCCAATGTCGGGGGCGGTGCGATTGCCCGTTTTTCCGGCAAGGATCTCATCCAGGGCGAGCCCGATGCCTCCTCCTTTCCAAGCGGCGGCATTCGCGCGACCTTCGAAGCGCGCGGCTACACCGCCTGGGACCCCACTTCGCCCGCCTTCATCATGAAGAATCATCACGGCGCCACGCTCTGCATTCCCACGGCATTCGCCTCGTGGACCGGAGAGGCGCTCGATCACAAGGTTCCGCTGCTGCGCTCGATGGAGGCACTGAATCAGCAGGCGCTGCGTGCGCTCGCGCTGTTCGGCGTGAAGAATGTCCACAAAGTTTATACCACCGTCGGCTCCGAGCAGGAGTATTTTCTCATCGATGAGGAGTTCTACTACCGCCGGCCGGATCTGGTAACCACCGGCCGCACGCTGTTCGGCGCCAAACCGCCGCGCGGCCAGGAGCTGGAGGATCATTATTTCGGCTCGATTCCCGAGCGTGTGCTCGCCTTCATGACCGACGTCGAGTATCAGCTCTACCGCCTGGGCGTGCCGGTGAAAACGCGGCACAACGAAGTGGCGCCGGCGCAGTATGAAATCGCGCCGATTTTCGAGAACAGCAATCTCGCCGCCGATCATCAACAGATGATGATGCAGGTCATGCGCAATACCGCGCGCCGATACGGCCTGGTCTGTCTGCTGCACGAGAAGCCGTTCGCCGGCATCAATGGCAGCGGCAAACACAACAACTGGTCGATGTCCACCGACACCGGCATCAATCTGCTCGATCCGGGCGAAACGCCGCACGACAACATGCAATTCCTTTTCTTCTGTGCGGCCGTGATCAAGGCGGTGGACGAATACCAGGATTTGCTGCGCGCCAGTGTCGCCCATGCCGGCAACGATCATCGTCTGGGCGCCAATGAAGCGCCGCCGGCGATCATCTCGGTGTTTCTCGGCGAACAGCTCGAGGATATTTTCAAACAAATCGAGAAAGGCCGGCCGGAAGCCAGCAAATCCAAGGACCTGCTCGGCCTGGGCAGCCCGGTGTTGCCGCACCTGCCGCGCCACGCCGGCGACCGCAACCGCACCTCGCCGTTTGCCTTCACCGGCAACAAGTTCGAATTCCGCGCCGTGGGCGCCAGCCAGTCGATCTCCTTTCCCAACACGGTGCTCAACACCATCGTGGCCGCCGCCATAGACGAGATGGCCACCGCCATTGAAAAGCATCTGCACAACAAGATGCCCTTCGAACAGGCCCTGCACACCGTCTTGAAGGAGGTGATCCACAACCACAAGCGCATCATCTTCAACGGCGACAACTACACGCCGGAATGGCATCAGGAAGCCGAACGCCGCGGCCTGTGGAACCTGCGCAACTCGCTCGATGCTTTCGAGCGTCTGCATGACGAAAAAAACGTGAAGCTGTTCGAGAAATACCGCGTGTTGAACCGGCGCGAGCTGGAGGCGCGCGAGGAGATTCTTTTCGACCAGTATTTCAAAACCATCAACATCGAGGCCGAGACCACCGCCCTGATGGCGCAGACCATGATTCTGCCGGCGGCGGTTCGCTATCTGCATGATCTCTCCCAAACCGCCGAGACTCTGAAGCGCAATGGCCTCACGCCCGCCGGTGTGCTCAGAACGTTGCAGGAGATCAACGCCTGCACCAATGACTTTCGCGAAGCGCTCGACAGGCTGCTGGTGGTCAATGCCGAGCTGGGCGGTGACACGGTGCATTCCAAAGCCTACCACATGCGAGACCATGTCATGCCCGCGATGAACGAGGTGCGCGCGGCAGCCGCCCGGCTGGAAAAGGCACTGCCGGATGATTACTGGCCGTTGCCGATTTACAGTGAAATGTTGTTCGTGAAATGA
- a CDS encoding DUF4032 domain-containing protein encodes MHPLSSPPISFFVDELFRADLEKLPWSHPITSWRALGVRHFNIKRGLGRHPVVFVQAGSRKYVVKELGFEVARREVENYKQMLLRGLHTLIPAGCVAREEEPLAVWTPVGRQYQRHLVGHTVTLLIDHVLPDSQLYRRAFHFDNRKRIWDAIVELFVELHSNGVYWGDASLANTLVKFMKIDIPHLGRKTRLKAFLADAETVEIHASVPDSLRAADLAFFLEAMDWVNEDLRASGMTRDEVATAQDKAYLREAYARRYEVELQGRAFEQCSGLEIAKYLGTVREPAYFDVLRRHIEEHKWYLSERQQHEVGYAAAARDWLENIFIPMCELFKNEGLLDLFPGKTAADLYVEIMNNKYVLSRKAGRDVGMLRAARDYAERFGEHHPVAIFWRRLAGGMRRILGQRKKNGSLLICVDNECLLRDERAKSEVGSRFCEI; translated from the coding sequence ATGCACCCCCTCTCCTCCCCGCCGATTTCCTTTTTCGTCGATGAGCTTTTTCGCGCTGATTTGGAAAAACTGCCCTGGTCGCACCCGATTACAAGCTGGCGCGCGCTCGGCGTCAGACATTTCAATATCAAACGCGGCCTGGGCCGACACCCAGTGGTGTTCGTGCAAGCCGGCAGCCGCAAATATGTCGTCAAAGAGCTGGGCTTCGAAGTCGCACGCCGCGAAGTGGAGAATTACAAACAAATGCTGCTGCGCGGCCTGCATACTCTCATCCCGGCGGGTTGTGTGGCCCGCGAGGAAGAGCCGCTCGCCGTGTGGACGCCGGTGGGCCGGCAATATCAACGCCATCTCGTCGGCCACACCGTCACCCTGCTCATCGACCATGTGCTGCCGGATTCGCAGTTGTATCGCCGCGCCTTCCACTTCGATAATCGCAAACGCATTTGGGACGCCATCGTCGAGCTGTTTGTCGAGCTGCACAGCAACGGCGTCTATTGGGGGGATGCTTCGCTGGCCAACACCCTGGTCAAATTCATGAAAATCGATATCCCCCACCTCGGCCGCAAGACCCGCTTGAAGGCCTTTTTGGCAGATGCCGAGACGGTCGAGATTCATGCCTCCGTGCCGGATTCCCTGCGCGCGGCGGATTTGGCCTTCTTCCTGGAAGCGATGGATTGGGTGAATGAAGACCTGCGCGCCAGCGGCATGACGCGGGATGAAGTGGCCACGGCGCAGGACAAGGCTTATCTGCGCGAAGCCTACGCGCGCCGCTATGAAGTCGAATTGCAGGGGCGCGCCTTTGAACAGTGCAGCGGCCTGGAAATCGCAAAATATCTGGGGACGGTGCGGGAGCCGGCCTACTTCGACGTCCTGCGCCGGCACATCGAAGAGCACAAGTGGTACCTCAGCGAACGACAACAACACGAAGTCGGCTATGCCGCCGCCGCGCGAGACTGGCTGGAAAACATTTTCATCCCCATGTGCGAGTTGTTCAAGAACGAAGGGTTGCTCGACCTGTTCCCCGGCAAAACCGCGGCCGACCTGTACGTCGAAATCATGAACAACAAATATGTCCTGAGCCGCAAGGCGGGCCGGGATGTGGGCATGCTCCGCGCCGCGCGTGACTATGCCGAACGGTTTGGCGAACACCACCCGGTCGCCATCTTCTGGCGCAGACTGGCCGGCGGCATGCGCAGGATTCTGGGGCAACGAAAAAAAAACGGTTCGCTGCTGATTTGTGTGGACAACGAATGCCTGCTCCGGGACGAAAGGGCGAAGTCCGAGGTGGGCAGCAGATTTTGCGAAATTTGA
- a CDS encoding VOC family protein, with amino-acid sequence MTHGFVHVEIPSADFDRTRNFYRELFEWKLDLVVEEDYMLFDTGEEVNGAFYHSPWHTGRQGIILYIRVDDIDQTLERVLQLGGKIIRGKTPEKASGSFALISDPDGNVLGIWQRG; translated from the coding sequence ATGACCCACGGCTTCGTACACGTGGAGATCCCCAGCGCGGACTTTGACCGAACCCGGAACTTTTACCGCGAGCTGTTCGAGTGGAAACTGGATCTCGTCGTGGAGGAGGACTATATGCTCTTCGATACGGGCGAGGAGGTCAATGGCGCCTTTTACCACTCCCCATGGCACACCGGCCGCCAGGGCATCATTCTCTACATTCGCGTCGATGATATCGATCAGACGCTCGAGCGTGTGCTGCAACTGGGCGGGAAGATTATTCGCGGCAAAACTCCTGAGAAGGCCAGCGGCAGTTTTGCACTGATCAGCGATCCCGACGGCAATGTGCTCGGCATCTGGCAGAGGGGATGA